In a genomic window of Schistocerca gregaria isolate iqSchGreg1 chromosome 5, iqSchGreg1.2, whole genome shotgun sequence:
- the LOC126273384 gene encoding uncharacterized protein LOC126273384, whose amino-acid sequence MQSPTLSRLSLREAEQRFGIPRSTVKNRLSAKHSKNVGRSQLFTDEEQLSFQHHLIKLCDFGFPIYELDFRMAVKSYLSKKGDNIPLFKNNLPVYEWTKYFLKCHNELSVRMSSNIKKVIVQISETDLNSYMDNLSDAVKEVPLSRIWNYDDTKLCDDSGSKKVICKQGAKYVENICNFSKSSTSIIFCGNAEGRYLPAYVVYEADHSWSTWTENGPQHTRYNRTKSGWFDGVTFEDWFLSHFLPAVKHEELPVVIIGDNPSSHISQQLLRVCEEMQLGLCVYHLTPVISHNHWMLLLCSNEQTIADLEEVERVQVQLQVYYSA is encoded by the coding sequence ATGCAGTCACCCACCCTTTCCAGATTAAGCTTACGTGAAGCAGAACAAAGGTTTGGGATACCCAGATCGACCGTAAAAAACAGGCTTTCTGCCAAGCATTCAAAAAATGTAGGGCGATCTCAACTGTTTACAGATGAGGAACAACTTTCCTTTCAACACCATCTCATAAAATTGTGCGATTTTGGATTTCCAATTTATGAACTGGACTTTCGTATGGCTGTCAAAAGTTATTTATCTAAAAAGGGTGACAATATTCCTCTGTTCAAGAATAATTTGCCTGTTTATGAGTGGACAAAATACTTTTTGAAATGCCACAATGAACTCTCTGTTCGAATGAGCTCAAACATCAAAAAGGTCATAGTTCAAATCAGTGAAACAGACTTGAACAGTTACATGGATAACTTAAGTGATGCTGTGAAAGAGGTACCATTGTCCAGAATCTGGAATTATGACGACACGAAGCTCTGTGATGACTCAGGAAGTAAGAAGGTGATTTGCAAACAAGGTGCAAAATATGTAGAAAACATTTGTAACTTTAGTAAGAGCTCAACTTCTATAATTTTCTGTGGCAATGCTGAGGGCAGATACTTGCCAGCTTATGTAGTGTATGAAGCTGATCACAGTTGGTCCACATGGACAGAAAACGGACCTCAGCACACTCGATACAACAGAACCAAAAGTGGCTGGTTTGATGGAGTGACATTTGAAGATTGGTTTTTATCTCACTTTCTCCCTGCAGTGAAGCATGAAGAACTACCAGTTGTAATCATTGGTGATAATCCATCTTCCCATATTAGCCAACAATTGCTTCGGGTGTGTGAGGAAATGCAATTAGGTCTGTGTGTTTATCATCTAACACCAGTCATCTCGCACAACCATTGGATGTTGCTGTTGTGCTCCAATGAACAAACTATTGCAGATCTTGAGGAAGTGGAAAGAGTCCAAGTCCAGCTACAAGTTTACTACAGTGCCTAA